The region GTGCGGATAGTCCAGCAGACCGCCGGCACCATGCGTTGAAGGAGGCACCTCACCTGCCACGTAACCCGGCCCCGCATCCTCCACGCCAAAGCTCTCGAACTTGGCCGAGTCTGGATTCCCGAGCACTCCCGGCAGCAGCCGCACTACCGCATCCAGGATCACCGCCGCCGCCAGCTCGCCGCCGGAGAGGACATAGTCTCCAATCGAGATCTCGCGATCGCACAGCAGCTCGTTGATGCGCTCGTCGACACCCTCATAGCGCCCGCAGACAAACACCACTCGCTCCAGCCCGGCGAGTTCAACCGCCATCGCCTGCGTGAACGGCTTGCCCTGCGCGGAGAGCAGCACTACCGTCTCCCGCGCTGCGGCCCTGTCCTTCTTCTCTGAAAGCCCCATGCCGGCCAGGCAATCGAACAGCGGCTCCGGCTTCAGCACCATGCCTTCCCCGCCTCCGAATGGCCGGTCGTCCACGGTCCTGTGCCGGTCATGCGTGAACTCGCGCAGATCGTGGGTCCGTACCTGCACCAGTCCGGTCTTCGCAGCACGCGCGACCACACCGTACTCAAACGGCCCGTCAAAGAACTTGGGAAAGATGCTGACCAAATCGAAGCGCATCAGCTCTGCTCGCCACTCTTTGGCTCGGTCAGGTTCAGCTCGATCAGCCCCTCGGGAAGCTTCATCTCGATCCGCTTCGCATCCACGTCCAGCGAGACCAGAAACTGCTGAACGTAGGGGATCAGAACTTCATCCTCATTCGCAGTGATCACGGAGAGCAAGGGAGCCGCATCGTCCAGCCGGCGGCCGCCATCGGGTGTTGTTGGAAAGTCTACGGACTCCACCACGCCAATCTCAACGTCGCCGTCGTACACCGTGCAGCCCACCAGATCGTCGATGTACTCCGCACCCTCTTCCAGTTCCATGCGGTCAGACCGCGGGATCAGCACGTCAAGGCCGTTGAGGGTCTCTGCCAGGTTGATCGAGTCGATTCCTGCAAGTGAGAGTACGACGCGCCCCTGGTTCTTGCCGACAGGCAGCCAGAAGCCGGTGACAGTCGCGGCACGCGCCTCCCCTGCCGTTCCGCTAAAGCCAGGTTTGGCCAGCGAAACCGCCAGGGAGTCTTCAAAGCGTTCCGGAAAATCCGTAAGCAGTTCAGCCAGCACCTCTCCCCTACGCCCTTGAGGACGCAGAAGATGTGCCAGCACGGTCCAGGACCGTTCTTCCAATTCGTTTTGCCCAGTCATACTTCAAGCATACGCAAGACGAGCAAGCCGGTTGGTGATTGCCAAAAGTCCCATTATTTCTCTGAGGTTGGCGGCTCTAGCTGGTCTACCTGTTGAATATCGAGTGCAAAGCGATGGTGAGCCTTCATGCTGGCCGCGCCCAGAATCGTTCGCATCGACCGGGCTGTTCGCCCTTGTTTTCCTATGACCTTACCCAGGTCGCTTGCTGCAACGCGCAGGACCAGTACAGTTGAGTCTCCGTCGGTTTCAACCTTGACTGAGACGCCTTCCGGTGAGTCGACCAGGGCTTTCGCCATTCCAGCGACCAACTCACTCATCGAACGGATAAGGGTTTCCCTATCCGTATGTCCCGCAACTTCCGCCATTCCATATACCTCGTAGGAGTCTCGACTTCATCGATCTGTCCTCCGGCCGGTATTCTGTCTGATGCAGAACTGTACGCTGGAGTACATTAGTGGATCGAATAAAAGCGATTGGCCCCGCAAGCAGAGGTCTTTGAACTCAACTACTTGGAAGCCAAGAAACCGTACTTGAAAATACGGTTCTGGATCAAGTGTATCGGACGGGAGGCGAATTCAATGACGCAACTGATATATCAGGTCACATCTTTAGGCATCGCCGGCAGGTTACCGACGATGCCCGATGATTACTTTTAGACAGCAGCAGGCTCAACAGCAACCGGAGCGGCCGCAAGCAGCTTGCCGACGCGGTCGGACAACTGTGCGCCGTTTTTGGTCCAGTAGTCGATCCGGTCGCGCTTCAACAGAACCGTCGCAGGATTCGTGCGGGGGTTATACGTGCCGACAACTTCAACCGAACGGCCGTTGCGGGCGCGATCTTTCTCAATGACAACAACGCGGTAGTGGGGCTGCTTGGTTGCGCCTACGCGCGCCAGACGAATCATCAACACAGGAAAACCTCTCGAATTACTGAAGTTTGGGCGAAGCATCCAGGCTGACAGTCGCAGGAGGTAAAGCCACACTCCGTACAGCGTGCAGGATAGAACACAACCCAATCTCACAAGTATCGCAGAAAGACAGCGTTTAGGCTATCCCTCACCGCGCCGGAAACAGAAAGCGCAGCACCTGATCGAACCGCGCCGCCCACGCATCCTCATCATGTACTGCATCCGGCACAATCAGCGTCTGTAGATCCTCCCCGGGCCGCCAGCCCTGCTGGATCAGCAGACGCTCCAGCAGCTCCGTGTCCCGCACATGCCTCATGCCCTCGCCCGTGCC is a window of Granulicella tundricola MP5ACTX9 DNA encoding:
- the trmD gene encoding tRNA (guanosine(37)-N1)-methyltransferase TrmD is translated as MRFDLVSIFPKFFDGPFEYGVVARAAKTGLVQVRTHDLREFTHDRHRTVDDRPFGGGEGMVLKPEPLFDCLAGMGLSEKKDRAAARETVVLLSAQGKPFTQAMAVELAGLERVVFVCGRYEGVDERINELLCDREISIGDYVLSGGELAAAVILDAVVRLLPGVLGNPDSAKFESFGVEDAGPGYVAGEVPPSTHGAGGLLDYPHYTRPAEFRGIGVPEVLLEGDHVKIRRWRRERALEKTWRNRPELLKSATLTKEDRRCLSDLERTKMEE
- the rimM gene encoding ribosome maturation factor RimM (Essential for efficient processing of 16S rRNA); this encodes MTGQNELEERSWTVLAHLLRPQGRRGEVLAELLTDFPERFEDSLAVSLAKPGFSGTAGEARAATVTGFWLPVGKNQGRVVLSLAGIDSINLAETLNGLDVLIPRSDRMELEEGAEYIDDLVGCTVYDGDVEIGVVESVDFPTTPDGGRRLDDAAPLLSVITANEDEVLIPYVQQFLVSLDVDAKRIEMKLPEGLIELNLTEPKSGEQS
- a CDS encoding KH domain-containing protein encodes the protein MAEVAGHTDRETLIRSMSELVAGMAKALVDSPEGVSVKVETDGDSTVLVLRVAASDLGKVIGKQGRTARSMRTILGAASMKAHHRFALDIQQVDQLEPPTSEK
- the rpsP gene encoding 30S ribosomal protein S16; this translates as MIRLARVGATKQPHYRVVVIEKDRARNGRSVEVVGTYNPRTNPATVLLKRDRIDYWTKNGAQLSDRVGKLLAAAPVAVEPAAV